The genomic DNA tcactttaaaaaatacatattttttcccattttggagcctattttgatgtatatatgcatgtagttttcccaaattccaaaattaatagttagttttaatatttaactattaattgtttgtttttaagaaaaaaataatataaatttttaagtttggggggcattttgcacataagtgcaaaacttcagggggggtatttgcaaaacgtcatgttcactaacagaaaaatttgacggagggggtaaattgactaacgttgtgaaatttcagggggataattgaagttttgttaatttcagggggtaattgatgaaacttacaatttcaggggggaaattgactatttactcattaacAATCTATAAAAAATCagcaaaatttcataattattaagtgagtattactttttccaccctatgtctttcctcgtgcgccctattttttttttttcaaaaatacctCTAGTCCAGAATATATAATTCGAACTCATTCCAGAATATTAGTTTCGGATTTATTCGTGGATTTTTGCACTTCAACCACCCTGATGGATGATGATGCCAGTTATGAATAGATGGATTCAGATTACATAATCCGTATAGATTGTACAATATCCTGATTTTTTGAATCTGAAATGGTTAAATCACCCCGTTGAAAGTCAACAAAAGGGTGTGGGAAATGATGGTTACGGATTATATAAGCCGGAACAATGCAgtctggattatataatccggagtGCACCACCACAAATGCAGAAGCCATCTGTTTTGGTTGAGCCTCTGTTTTGGCGCATTTTCCTTGATTTCAAACAGACATATCATGCCGGTGACATGTTCTAACATTAAATCGAACTTATAACATTAAAATTATCAACACAACATAATTTTGaaacataacattaatcaaatataattaaaaattatccaAGATTACGTAACATTAAAAATTATCCAAATGTTACATCACTAAAAATTATCCAAGATGttcaaacataacataattaaaaagtacAATCATCACTAAAAATCAACATGTACCACCGCCACCTCTGCCACCCCTTCCACCCTCAATAGCTCTTCGACGACGGTAAACCTTCCTATCGTACACCTCTTTCAACACATCCTCCAAATGCTGCCATGTCTCAGTCCCTCGCGGCACCAGACCACTAGACATCACAACATACACATGGTCTCTGATGCGGCTCATCCTTCTGCTAAGCTGTAAGTACCTATGGTCTCCAACCTCCTAAGCAGCTCGCGCATCAAGGACCTCATGCTCTAGTGGCCTCGACACTTGTACCGGCATGTCAGGAAGAATCATGTGGGGATGAGAATGGTGATAAAACCACTCTATGTATCCACCTTCTGCCTCCACACAATGAACTGCACACTGCCCCAACTTCTCAGGTGTCAACGCATAATCAAGTGCACGCTGAAAGCGGTTTGAGATCTCCGCTAAATTAAGATCAGGAGGTGCACTCTCAACAGGATGTCTCGGTATGGTCTGAACCCTCCCAAACTGACGAAGCACCCGCTCTGGCAGATATCTCACCATGCGGTCTCCGTATCTTATCCATCCAGAGTAAAGGCTGACCCGCTCAAACTGACTTGTCGCACAGTGCTCTCCATATGGGGCCATGACAACCCTCGTCAAATCCAGCGCATCCAGATGGTTTATGTAGTTGTCTGGTGTGCCCAAACCAGACAGTGGTAAAAAAAGCATCGCGCGTGGATACCAATCCTCCCAATATCCTACCCAGGCATCCTTGCTTCCCATACCTTGGAAGTGCTGATACACCCAAGCCTGCAGCAATGACAATcacatataaatatacaaaccatAAAcacttacatataaaaaataaaacataatttttaaattataccTGCAACAAAGTCAGGTATCCTGCCACCTGACTGCAGTTCCAACGTGTAGCATTGTTGAGCTCCCTATACAAGTGAGCTAGTGCCGCAGCTCCCCATGAATAACCAGCAACAAGATCAAGGTCTCTAAAGTACATGTGGTAGACAACATCCACAACATTCTAGCTCTTGTCAATGAAGATCATGATCCCCACCAAGTATAGAAATTATATGCGGACAACCTGGTCCCGCAACCTCCGCACCTCCTCGGTCACACCACCATACTCAATATCCAACGCCAACTGCTCCTTCAAACGGTCCTTGAAAATCCTCTGCAAGTAGCCAAATCGGCAATATGCACCTTTGGTCTTCGTCACCTCAAGAAGAGCATCAACCGGATCAGACCCCAAGTACAACTCTATCCATTCCATCGCCTGGTCCCGTGATATGAACCCATGGGACAGGAACATGCCGTCAATGGGGAGATGCAGCAAAtaggccacatcatcaagtgtCACTGTCATCTCCCCAAACGGAAGGTGGAAGCTCGAAGTCTCCTCGTGCCACCTCTCCACAAATGCACAAATGAGACCGTGGTCAATCATGCTGTAGTTGGTATCCTAAAGCCAAACAAGACCGGTGCCCTGCAATCTCTCTTGCCACCACTGTGCCGCCATGATAGGGATGATCTCTTTATCATGCATCACTTCTATCTTCTTTCCGTTGCTGACGCATTTTAAATTGCAATGCCACtgcaaataattaaaacaatacCTAAACACCATTTTACACTCATGGCTTCACAAACAGTCAGTTTAACAATTTAACATTGCATAAACAGTACATTAACAACATATTAAAGTAAGTTTAACATTAATAAATACCTCGCCCTCAGTCGCCTTCCTGAAAACGTGCACATGGTACCTTCACAGCAGGCAAGTGTCGTGTGGGTCACCGAGATAATCATTAAGTGGCTCAGGGTCCACCACCTTCGCCGTGGCTCGGCATCTTCCATTTCCTCATCCATAGCCTGAAGCTCCTCCTCAAGCTCCTGCTCTTCCATTAACTGCACGTCCACGACATCTTCCATATACTCTTGCTCATGCTGCTCCGGCTAATTCTCGACATCAGGCTCGACATCAACACGGCGTCCTCTAGCACTACCCCGACGCCTCGGAACAACACCTTGTTACTCCATCCGTTAGGTACGCTCTCTCCTATGGGAAGCATGCCCTGCTTGCATTACGTGCCGAGTGGATGATGAACCTACtgtaacacacacacacaacacaatCATCACAAAACAGTACAAAACAGACGGTGAAAAACATATTCCGGATTACAACAATCCAGTTCGGAAAACGAATTCCGGATTGCTTCAgtgcagaagaaaaaaaaactgaacaaATTACTTGCATGCATAGAGAAATCGAACTAACCTTCCATGTGATGTTTATCAAGGGTTGAAATGCGGTCCGTTTGAGCAAGATTTCACCAATTTTGGTTGGATTTTTGTAGTTCAGATTTTGGGAtcagagggagagagagagagtaagttAAAAGTGAAACTGTAAAAATAGGGGGTGAACTTCCTTTTATATTACGATTTCGTCCAGAATATGTAATCCGGACCAGGTTTTAGATTTTCGGAATCTATTTTATAGAGGGCAAATTGGTAATTTTTACAGGGCGCGTGAGAAGGGCATAGGGTGAAAAAAGTAATACTCTTATTAATTTTATGTACATAATCATAATTttgcaaaattaattattttttttggtcagatcaaaatttaatctatttgttaaaaaaaaagttttgataaTCGTCATCACAAGTGTAATCAATTTCTAAGAGTGTGCTTATTTCaagttatatatagtatatatatagacatatgAGCATATAAAATCCTCAACCAGCGAGgtttaaatatttaacaatgttttaaatataaaataaaaatatatttaatagacactaaattaatgttgatattttaaaaataaaactaaaattttatcatatcgaaTTTCTCATCTATAcatataaaaattgtttattcaGATATAAGTACATAAAATCTACAACGGATACGTTGTAGACATTGAACAgttttttgtatataaaataaaaaattatttaatagaaacactacattaattttgattttgaaaatagtcacgagtttttttttttttcggtggtcggattcgaaccccggaccctacatatattatgcattatccataccaactgagctaaactcacaagGACTAGTCacaagttttcaaaattttatcatatcaattttctcatatatctatatattttttttcccacatatataagcaaataaaatcCACAACAGGTGTGACTTAactatttaacaaatttttgtaTACATAAGAGTAAAATATTTAAGAGAAACATTACATTAATActcataattttcatttaatatttataaacattctacaatattaacaatttaattattttttgataattatCACAATGTTACGTGGCTTGTGCGAAAGCACGGGTCTTTTACTAGTTATATGTCACTTTATGATACATCATTTTCAttacttttcttattatatcttaactatttattactctatcttctttaaattatttcctttatatttttcatatcatttattaaggacaaatTGGTAAAAACAACTCATAGtatctcttatatatatatatatatatatatatatatatatataggattcATCAGAGGTAGACATATTAAAGACTGTATAGGTGTGACCTCACAAGCAATCAACTTGTTGAACGACAAATCTTTTGGAGGCAATCTTGCTTTTAAGATAGATATTTCAAAAGCATTTGACACAATTGAATGGAATTTTGTAATCAAAGTTTTAAAGAATTTTGGtttcaacaacaaacaaattatGTAGTTGGATTGAAGTTATTCTAGAATCAGCATACCTATCCATATCAATAAATGGTAAGCAACATAGTTATTTTAACTGCAAAAGGGGGGGTTAGAGAAGGTGATCCGTTGTCTCCCTTACTTTTTTGCATTGATGAGGGGGTCTTAAGTAAAGGAATCCTGAAACTTGTAGAACAAGGCAACTTAGAGATGATTAAGGGAACCGGAGATCTGCATGTTCCCTCACATACTTTATATCCTGATGAAATAATGATCTTTTGTAAGGGAAAGGTTTCTTGTATTCAAGCTTTAGAAACACTTTTCACAAGATATGCTCTTTTATCAAGTCAAGTTATAAATTCGGCTAAATCAACAGTATATGCAGGATCAATGTCAAACGTTAGATTGGATGATATTGTTATTAGGCTTTACAAAGGGCTCCATGCCTTTCACCTATCTGGGTGTACCCATCTTCAAAGGTAAACCTAAGACTACTCAGTttcaacatatatttaataGAATCAAAACTAAGATTTCTGCCTGGAAGCTTCACTCCTCTCTATTGCAGGAAGATTACAGGAAATCATTAGTTTAGAGTATGCTTATGCATAGCATTGTTATATATTCTTGACCTAGAACCTTATTGAAAGACATTGAGAAATAGATTAGAAACTTCCTGTGGAATGGTGACATAAACCCAAGGAAATTAGTTACTGTGGCATGGCATAAAGTTTGCCTCCCTTTCTCTAGGGGGGGGGGGTTGTCTAggattaatatctttaattgcATTGAATGCAACAACaaatttgaatctttttttgGCAAATCTTCAATTCTAAAGAATCTTGGGCCACTCTATTAAAGAATAGAACTATCAGAAATAATAGACCAATTGCATACCATATATTCTCATCTATCTGGAGCAGTGTCAAGGATAAATATCATGCTCTTTCAGTCAATGTTTCATGGCTAATTGGTGACGGTGACAACATTAACTTATGGAATGACCCCTGGTGTGGTGATCCCCTATCAACTTCACTCAACTTGTCTCATAATGTCATTCATCAAAGGTAAGTGACTTTATTTGGTATTCTAGATGGAATGTGCTTGATTTGGTGATACAAACTCTCTCTGATATAAATCAAATGATCAAACCATATCATTATCCCTACAAGCCAAAGAAAAGATAAACTGGTATGGAAGCTTTCAAACTCAAGAGATAAACTAGTTTGAAAAGgtattggcctagtcccccGTTTTCTTTCACGTACtcttctcttattttttttaatgcattatTGTGGTGCTCTTTGCATCacttttgtttatataatatatatatatattaacttaGGAAAATTCTTTAACAACCTTTAGATAGTAAACTTTTATAGAAATCGATGCATTCAAAACtacatgtatatatttcttctcaaaaaatatatatttatctatttatatatgttcctttaaaaaaaaaatatacttctCCGAATcacataagaaaaaaataactttttatgttctttgaataaataatgtatatggTCTATATATAGGTcagatatattatttattcaatgaacctaaaaaattgtttttcgcTTATAAATATGACAAGAGGgagtattaataataataatactaatattatataataataatattaatacatcgatttttaatattattattttttttttccttcaaaaaaataataataatattaaaaatcggTGTGTTAATATACCCTACttacactttattacttggcAAACGATTTGATACACTTTCTTCCAGGGTCACTTCTTATTCGTTGATGGCTCATGTGCCTGCTTTCTCGACGTGTTACTGTTGCTCGTTTGGGCATTGTGACAATGCACAATGATAGGAGGGAAAACATGCACGGCCTTTCAAATTTTGAATCTGGGTACGAGTTAAGTTTTTATTTGTTCCTCCTGCctcttgttttctttttgctAGGTTATGCGCTATGCGAATTTTTTTTTCGAACCTGGCTGCCCTATCACCCCTGTCGGTTACCTGGATTCGTTCGGTTTGGTGAAGGAAGAATACATGGGCACGCCTTTCATCTTCAGTGATCCAAGTGAGTGATGGAATTTCACGCCTTCATTCTTGGTAGACTCCCCCGAGGATTGGATTGTAGAGCCTGCGGCCTTCAAGGATCGTATTTACAACCATATGAAGCATTCTTTGTTGTTGTACGACTATGTGTTGCGAGTCATCAGGGTCAAAATGCCTATACCAGTCTTTCATGTTGGGGTCTTGGATTGGGTCCAGGCCACTCTTTCCCAACTTCATCCCAGTGTTGGGGGTTATATAGAGGTTGTCATATGGGTCTATGAGTGTTTCTAAGTCGAGCCTGAAGTGAACACATTTTCCTCTATATTTCAGTTATAATAGGACTCGGCGAAAGTTTCCACCTCAAGGGTCCCCTTTCCTTCTACCAATATTTCATCTAGTTCATTGAACCCAATGAGGAAACCATCAAGAACTTCAAGATCTAGTTTGTTGTTGTTACGCCTCGGCCGCAGTCCCGTCACACTATTGGTGTCCATATGGTAGGGAGTGACAGTGAGGGCACCAACAAACCAGTTCATCCCCAGGGGTGAGAAGTCTCCCTTCCATTTCCTGACGCTTAATTCTTCTCAGCAGGATTTCCATTAGAATTTGAAGAAGATTATGGACACCTTCGACCCTTCATAGTTTTTAACAAGTGGACCAAGGAGGCTACGAGAGTGAACAACGTCCCAAATTTCTCATCAATATCTTTTggataatattgtaaaaactattattatatgtCTGTTTGCTAAGGTGTGACAAATTCCTACATATTTTCCCTTAATTAAGGGCATTGTACCAAACCCATTTTGTTTCAACACGATCTATCAAATTGAAGCACTCAAAAATATAATCTCTTTAactaatcaatttaaaaaagaaattggtaACCAACTCTAGTCCTTGTcggattaatattttttattattttatagacatcGTCCACTTGAAGCCTATTAGTTTCCCTTTTATGTCTTGCGAAAAggttataaaaatattgtaaactCGGAAAATATGAATGAATTCTTCTGATTGGTAAGTTTTTTATGCGATCCCTTTATTAAGCATGCCAAAGGggcaaacaaaatattttaatatacttaagagacatttaataataattcatattttaagaagtttttttttgcaACTCCATAAGCCATAAAAACTATTTATTGTATAAAAGGAGAGGATGggatttataaattataaagtcAGAAAACCATATTACATTTCTAACAGGGAAAAAACATGGTTCAAATTGTCAAGTATTTTTATGTTATACTTATATTTCTCTCCCTATTTGTTGTTGCAATGAATGGTGATTGTAAGTAAATTTTAtccttttcaaattttcttactTACTTCCTACATAATATTTATCACATtttaataacatatttttattttcttctttctttacaGACCTATTTGAATGTACTAGT from Medicago truncatula cultivar Jemalong A17 chromosome 8, MtrunA17r5.0-ANR, whole genome shotgun sequence includes the following:
- the LOC120577487 gene encoding protein MAIN-LIKE 1-like; the encoded protein is MIDHGLICAFVERWHEETSSFHLPFGEMTVTLDDVAYLLHLPIDGMFLSHGFISRDQAMEWIELYLGSDPVDALLEVTKTKGAYCRFGYLQRIFKDRLKEQLALDIEYGGVTEENVVDVVYHMYFRDLDLVAGYSWGAAALAHLYRELNNATRWNCSQVAGYLTLLQAWVYQHFQGMGSKDAWVGYWEDWYPRAMLFLPLSGLGTPDNYINHLDALDLTRVVMAPYGEHCATSQFERVSLYSGWIRYGDRMVRYLPERVLRQFGRVQTIPRHPVESAPPDLNLAEISNRFQRALDYALTPEKLGQCAVHCVEAEGGYIEWFYHHSHPHMILPDMPVQVSRPLEHEVLDARAA